ATCTGAACGCATCGTGTTTCCGAAGAAGTTTTTATGGGGTGCAGCGACGTCGGCACATCAGGTCGAGGGCGGTCTGGTGAATCAGTGGACGACGTGGGAGCTTGAACATGCCAAGCGGCTGTCCGTGCAGGCGCCGCATCAATTTGGTGATATTGATAGCTGGCCGCGCATCAAAAAAGAGGCGACTAGGCCTGACAACTACGTATCGGGGCGGGGTGTCGATCATTACCATCGCTACGAGGAAGATTTCGCGATTCTCAAGAGCCTCAACATGAATGCCTTTCGGTTCTGTATTGAATGGGCGCGAATTGAGCCGCAAGAGGGCGCGTGGGATGCGGCGGCGATCACCCACTATCGGACGTATTTGCGGACGCTGAAAAAGATGGGTATTACGCCGGTGGTGACGCTGTTTCATTTCACGCTGCCGGAGTGGTTTATGGCCAAGGGTGGTTTTGAAAAGCGGCGCAACATCAAATATTTCGTGTATTATGTTGAAAAAGTCTTGAGCGAGCTGGGGCGCGACATTGAGTGGATCGTGACGATTAACGAGCCGACTGTCTATGCTGGCGAGAGTTATCTCGAGGGGCATTGGCCGCCAAATAAAACTTGTAAGCGTGATATGCTGCGCGTGCTCTATAATCTCGTTACGGCGCATAAAAAAGTGTATAAATTGACGCGTGCTCGCAAAAAGTGGAAGGTGTCGATGGCGCATCATCTGATCTATTGCTATCCGGGCGATGATGCGATTCTCAGTCGTGCTAGTGCGCGGGTGGCAAATTATCTCCTGAATACGTGGGTGCTGCGTCGAGTGCGGCGGCATAGTGATTTTTTGGCGATCAATTATTACTTTGCCCGGCGGATTTATGGCTATCGGGTGCATGACCCGTACCTGAAGGTCAGTGATCTTGGCTGGGATATGCAGCCGGATAAATTGCAGTATCTACTGGAGGACGTGGCCGAGTGCTACCAGTTGCCAATTATGATTACCGAGAATGGACTGGCGGACGGCACTGATAGTCAGCGGCAGTGGTGGCTGACCGAGACGATCAAGGCCATGCATGAGGCATTGAAGCGTGATGTCAAGCTAATCGGTTATTTGCACTGGAGCCTGCTTGATAATTTTGAATGGGATAAGGGCTACTGGCCAAAGTTTGGCCTGGTAGCAGTCGATCGGCAAACCATGACCCGGACGGTGCGACCAAGCGCACGCTGGTTCGCGGCGGTGATCAAGAAGCTGCGCGTGTAGCTTATCTAGGGGCGGTACTGGCGTAAGCTGTGGGCAAGGATAGCGCCAGTTGACATTATTGATATATTATGCTAATATGCAACTAGTAATGACCGAAACAAATACGACTAACATTAGTGCTGCTGGCGAGGGGATGCCCCCGTCCCGGGTTGTTGAGGAGTCTCTCTCGTCAGAAACAAAAGGCGAAAAACCGGGCTTCTTGGGTAGGATAAGAAAGGCTGTGGGCAATTTGGCGTTGCGGCTTATAGCGCGCGGCAAAGACGGCCAAGCTAACAGAGACAATAGTGGTGCTGATAGTGAAAATTCTGATGGTGCGGAAGAAACAGCAGAAACACTTGACGATGAAACACTGCAGAGAATTGAGGAGATTGAGGAGCGGTGTGACTTCTACGTTGATATTCTTCTAGAGGACAGTGATATCGCAGATATGCTTATGTCTGGTAAGTATGAAGAAATAGAAAAATTTATACCTAATATAAGAGAGTTGGTTGCGAGTGATGGTCGGCTTAATCCAGAGTCGGAAGATTATGATTTTGATTACGCCGGGGATACTTTATTGCGCTTAGCACGAAATAGTGTTAAGGAGCTTTTTAGGAGACAGTATGAGCATATGCCAAAACTCACCGATAAACTGCGTCACGTAATGTGGGAGCTGATCAATTCAGTACGCTCTTTGGCTGATAGCTATGATCCCTCCTATATTTTTGACAATGAATACCAGCACTCAATGTTTGAACTGATAGGAGTCGAAAGGATGTTGCCCGAGGGGGTGGCCAAAGAGTTTAGGGACATGGTCCTCAGTGAGGTAGCTAGATATGTTACGATGTTGAACCATAATTGCGATTATGGTTACAAGACGACAATGAAGTGGTTGGAGGATCGTGGTTTTCCA
The window above is part of the Candidatus Saccharibacteria bacterium oral taxon 488 genome. Proteins encoded here:
- a CDS encoding glycoside hydrolase family 1 protein encodes the protein MTTKQSERIVFPKKFLWGAATSAHQVEGGLVNQWTTWELEHAKRLSVQAPHQFGDIDSWPRIKKEATRPDNYVSGRGVDHYHRYEEDFAILKSLNMNAFRFCIEWARIEPQEGAWDAAAITHYRTYLRTLKKMGITPVVTLFHFTLPEWFMAKGGFEKRRNIKYFVYYVEKVLSELGRDIEWIVTINEPTVYAGESYLEGHWPPNKTCKRDMLRVLYNLVTAHKKVYKLTRARKKWKVSMAHHLIYCYPGDDAILSRASARVANYLLNTWVLRRVRRHSDFLAINYYFARRIYGYRVHDPYLKVSDLGWDMQPDKLQYLLEDVAECYQLPIMITENGLADGTDSQRQWWLTETIKAMHEALKRDVKLIGYLHWSLLDNFEWDKGYWPKFGLVAVDRQTMTRTVRPSARWFAAVIKKLRV